The nucleotide window AGAGATTTCGTCCTATTGTCCTATCTTGAGCAAGTGTTCCTTTTAAATATCATACAGATAACCTGGTTTTTTCTACCTTTTGAATGATGTAAAACTTCTTGACCATTGTTTTTTCCTTCAGGACTCGGAATCAGTAGAATGTCCATCTAAAAAAAACAAATAATAAAAGGAAAAGGAGGGTGAGGATATTGGGAAAATGGAATGAACAGGGTGCACCTAATAATAATTTGTCTGCAGAAACAATAGCGAGTTCCAAGCTTGTAGGAAAAGAAGGGCTGGAGGCGCACGAGTTTTCGGAAGAACTTTCGGACGGAGGAGAAAGGAATAAAGCTATCGACAAACAATTAAAGGAACACCAGCCAGGAATGTAAACAAGAAAGAAATGAAGGCAGGAATGAAAAAAGAGAATCGATACATGGATAAAAGGGGAGACTTCACCGCACACTCTGAGGGTGTGGCTGATTATCCTAAACGGCCGGAACACCGGACGATCAATCAGAATAGTAAGAAGAAATGAATTGAAAAGTTGCCGGGCTCTTGGATGCCAGGCAACTTTTCTTCTATTAAATAGAGAGTCGTTTTCAAAGCAACCCTTCTGGATGCCTTAAATTTCAACTCCATTTTTTTCTTTGTAAAATTCAATTTCAAATCCAAGGTCTTGAAGCATTTTATGGTCAGCAGTTGTATCTTGGCCTGCTGTTGTCAGATAATCGCCAACAAAAATTGAATTGGCAGGATAAAGACCTAAAGGCTGTAAGCTTCTGAGGTTAACCTCCCGGCCTCCTGAAATCCTGATTTCTTTTGATGGATTAATGAATCGCATCAGGCATAGGACTTTTAGACAGTACCGGGGATTTAATTCATCGGTCCCTTCAAGCGGGGTACCCTCAATTGCATGGAGGAAATTAACCGGAATGGAATCGGCATCTAGAACCTTAAGGCTCCTCGCCATGTCAACGACATCCATCTTTGATTCCCTCATTCCAATAATAACCCCGGAGCAGGGAGAAATTCCGCTGCTTTTAATCAGTTCAACCGTATTAACTCGATCTTGATATGTATGTGATGTCGTGATTGACTCATGATGGCTTGCAGATGTATTAAGATTGTGATTATATCGATCCACACCAGCAGCTTTGAGCTTTTCTGCCTGAGATGGTTTAAGGATTCCAAGGCATGCGCATACTTTAAGGCCAAACTTTTCTTTAATTTCCTGAACAGCCGAAGATACTGTATCAAGTTCCTTTTCGCTTGGCCCTCTGCCGCTGGCTACAATACAATAAGTACCTGCGTTGAGATTGTAAGCTTGTTCAGCACCCTGGAGGATGGTTTCTTTGTCCATCATTCGATACTTATCGATAGGGGCACTCGAGATACTTGATTGCGCACAGTAGCCGCAGTTTTCAGGGCATAAGCCTGACTTTGTATTAATAATCATATTAAGCTTAACTTTATTGCCAAAATGATGGTGGCGAATTGTGTATGCAGCCTGGAGCAATTCCAGCAGTTCTTGGTCCGGACAATCCAGTATACTCAGTGCTTCTTCATCCGTCAGTTCGTCGCCTTCAAGAACGCTAAATGCTAACCTTTTCCAGTATGACATCAAGAACCCCCCCTATGTTTGTTTTAAGCCGCTTTTCTTAAATGTTTAAAGTTCGCCTTTGACAATACTGTTTTTTCCAGTCTGTGACCCATCATACCAGCAAATACAGAAAGGAGGATGTCTTTCGGAAGAGGAGCAACCATCCAAAGCCATGCCATTTTATACGTAAATCCTTCTGGAGCAGCAGCCCAGAATTTATAAGCAAAATACATCCAATTTGTACCGAAAACATAATTAATAATAAGTCCGGCCAGTGAGGCCATGATGAACGCAGAAAGTGACCGATGCTTCTCAACCATTTTGCCTGCAACATAGGCTGTTAAAATAAATGAAAGAATAAATCCGAAGGTTGGACTAATCACTGTAGAAAAGCCCGCACCGAATCTAGCAAAGATCGGTACGCCGACCAAACCTACGAGGGCGTAGACAGTCATTGATATGGCTCCCAGCCTGCTTCCCAGGATAATCCCTGCCAAAATCGCAAAGAAGGTTTGAAGAGTGATTGGTACTCCACCCACAACCATAAAAGGTACAAACGAAGTAATATTTGCTCCAATCGCCATAAGACCGACGAACATGGAAGCAAGAGTGAGATCAAGCGCTTTAAACTTCATGTTAATAGCTCTCCTTTTCTATAATATAAATTCAGAATAAACTTTCCGAATTATTTATGTCAACCAAAAATTATTTAAGTTAACATTTATATAAAAAGAGAAACCAAAACACTTTTGCCATTACAAGTATTTAATTTATAATTGTCATTATGATCTTCCAGCAATGACAGGGGATGGTAATATGGAAACAATCCAATCATGCAGCGAAATAGTTGCCAAAGCAAAAAATATTGTTGTGTTGACTGGTGCAGGAATAAGTACAGAGTCTGGTATTAGAGACTTTCGTTCACGAACAGGAATCTATAATCATGCTCCGGAATATATCCTTTCAATGGATTATTTTCATGAGCATCCAATGGCCTTTTATGAATTTGCTTTCTCTAATCTTTACCATCCGAAGGCCTTGCCAAATAAAGGCCATCGTATTCTGGCAAAATGGGAGCAGGAAGGGCGTATTGATTGTATCATCACTCAAAATATTGATGGACTGCATCAAAAAGCAGGGAGCAAGAATGTTATAGAATTCCACGGAACGATGAAAACAGCAACTTGTCAAAATTGCGGTCAAAAGTATAGTGCAGATGATTTATTAATTAGGAAGCAGACAGATGAAAAATTTTTTGTTTGCAGGGAATGTGAGGCCGATCGAGATTTATTCCATCTTATAAAACCAGATGTGGTTTTGTTTGGAGATGCGGGTGAATGGTTTACACCTGAGGGATTCGAAAAAATCTTAAATAGAATTGCTGAAGCCGATTGTTTACTCATTTTAGGCACTAGCCTAAGAGTAACGCCGTTTTCTGCATTTCCTCAATATAAAAACAAAAATATTCCCATGATCATCATTAATAAAGGTGACACACCATATGACTATGACAATGACACCTATGTCATCCAGCATTCCATTGGAAGATGTTTAAGTGAAATTGATGATTACCTAAAAAATTAAAAATGGTGCACGGTTATCCGTGCACCAGAAATCATCTTATGCGGTTATGCATTTCCCGTTCAGGCAGCGGTCTGTCTATATCCAGCTGTTTATCTGTTTCAATTCCCGGATTTTCGGATGGATCATCCTCGTAATCCTTAAATGCTGATTCTCCCACATCCAGTTCTCCAGGACTGAAAGCATTAACAGGGTATTCCTTCGTCTTTTTCTTATCGAAGTTATAGCCTGAAATAGAACTATTGACCAGGTTTTGGTTTTTCTCCTTGATGCCTTCGATTGAATCTATCATTTCTTTTTCATTTTTATATGATTTAAGGATATGCTTTTTCTCGATTTCCATATCGATCAGCCTCCTAACGGTTTTACTTACATATACCCAATATAATACTCGTTTTAACTTTTTGTATTTTTTACCAGAATGGTCTTTTTGTTCTGCCAATCTGGTAAACTATTTTATAAGATAAGCTTGAATAAAGGGGACGAAGAGTTGAAGAAGAAAATCATTTGGACAGTCATTGGGGTGATTTTAACCATAGTCATCGTATTGATTGCTGCGGGAAATTATTTTTATGATGTGGCGATTAACCGCAGCCATGATGCTGTGGATCTCCATGGAGGGGGCGAGAGTGTAACAGCCGCGACTCTTTCAAGCGATGAAGAGCAACAGAGTAAACTTGAAGAGCTTACGGAATGGACCGAAAAGCAGAAGTTTGAAATTGTTGAAATAGAATCTGAAGATGGTCTTAAACTGAAAGCCAGATATCTGAAAAATAAACATCCAGGATCAAAAGCTGTCATTCTTGCTCACGGTTATAAAGGCAACAGCGAACAAATGCCTGGCATAACAAAATTTTATTACGATCAGGGTTATGATGTCCTTAAACCGGATGCGCGTGGCCACGGGTTGAGTGAAGGTGAGTATATTGGGTATGGCTGGCATGACCGTAAAGATTTGGTCAAATGGTCACAATATTTAGTTGATCAAAAAGGAGAGGACACCATCTTCCTCCACGGTTTCTCCATGGGCGCTGCAACGGTACTGATGACCAGCGGAGAAAAGCTTCCTGAGCAGGTTAAAGGGATCATCGCTGACAGTGGCTATACAACAGTTCAAGAAGAGCTGAGCCACCAGTTGAAATACCTCTACAATCTGCCCTCTTTCCCGGTCATGCAGGTTACAAGCGCAGTGACGAAAATCAGGGCAGGCTATTCATTTCCTGAA belongs to Mesobacillus sp. AQ2 and includes:
- a CDS encoding NAD-dependent protein deacylase, producing the protein METIQSCSEIVAKAKNIVVLTGAGISTESGIRDFRSRTGIYNHAPEYILSMDYFHEHPMAFYEFAFSNLYHPKALPNKGHRILAKWEQEGRIDCIITQNIDGLHQKAGSKNVIEFHGTMKTATCQNCGQKYSADDLLIRKQTDEKFFVCRECEADRDLFHLIKPDVVLFGDAGEWFTPEGFEKILNRIAEADCLLILGTSLRVTPFSAFPQYKNKNIPMIIINKGDTPYDYDNDTYVIQHSIGRCLSEIDDYLKN
- the bioB gene encoding biotin synthase BioB, which encodes MSYWKRLAFSVLEGDELTDEEALSILDCPDQELLELLQAAYTIRHHHFGNKVKLNMIINTKSGLCPENCGYCAQSSISSAPIDKYRMMDKETILQGAEQAYNLNAGTYCIVASGRGPSEKELDTVSSAVQEIKEKFGLKVCACLGILKPSQAEKLKAAGVDRYNHNLNTSASHHESITTSHTYQDRVNTVELIKSSGISPCSGVIIGMRESKMDVVDMARSLKVLDADSIPVNFLHAIEGTPLEGTDELNPRYCLKVLCLMRFINPSKEIRISGGREVNLRSLQPLGLYPANSIFVGDYLTTAGQDTTADHKMLQDLGFEIEFYKEKNGVEI
- a CDS encoding biotin transporter BioY, which produces MKFKALDLTLASMFVGLMAIGANITSFVPFMVVGGVPITLQTFFAILAGIILGSRLGAISMTVYALVGLVGVPIFARFGAGFSTVISPTFGFILSFILTAYVAGKMVEKHRSLSAFIMASLAGLIINYVFGTNWMYFAYKFWAAAPEGFTYKMAWLWMVAPLPKDILLSVFAGMMGHRLEKTVLSKANFKHLRKAA
- a CDS encoding alpha/beta hydrolase, producing MKKKIIWTVIGVILTIVIVLIAAGNYFYDVAINRSHDAVDLHGGGESVTAATLSSDEEQQSKLEELTEWTEKQKFEIVEIESEDGLKLKARYLKNKHPGSKAVILAHGYKGNSEQMPGITKFYYDQGYDVLKPDARGHGLSEGEYIGYGWHDRKDLVKWSQYLVDQKGEDTIFLHGFSMGAATVLMTSGEKLPEQVKGIIADSGYTTVQEELSHQLKYLYNLPSFPVMQVTSAVTKIRAGYSFPEASAIDSVKKNKLPLLIIHGDQDQLVPTDMGKRIYDKANSPKELWIVPGAGHTEAYTIAEKEYKDKLKSFWSSAIENKSIQDY